One genomic region from Candidatus Eisenbacteria bacterium encodes:
- the ribB gene encoding 3,4-dihydroxy-2-butanone-4-phosphate synthase, producing MPRRRQGSSIVPIEEALEEFRAGRMIILMDDEDRENEGDLCVPAERVTAEHVNFMATYGRGLICLALTENRCDQLGLPMMVRENRAPLGTAFTVSINARHGVRTGISAIDRATTIRTAIRADAGPNDIVSPGHVFPLRARNGGVLVRAGQTEGVVDMARLAGLVPAGVICEIMNEDGTMARLPDLERFAREHGIKIATIADLIGYRSRHETLVHCVAEAPLNTRYGGEFRALVYRTDIDEHEHLVLVKGDVKTDEPVLVRPHIEYLPGDIFGYRERDTRNLLHRSMERIASEGRGVILYLRRTGRGLDLFSLPEGNPTPPSTGFLSPRSSIFRGFGIGAQILHDIGVRKIRWLTNNPLRLVSLPAYGLEIVEWVPLTVAAATTSDGTAADSHAEPRGSKVLPLR from the coding sequence ATGCCTCGCCGCCGCCAAGGCAGCAGCATCGTGCCGATCGAGGAGGCGCTCGAAGAGTTCCGCGCCGGGCGCATGATCATCCTCATGGACGACGAGGATCGCGAGAACGAGGGCGATCTGTGCGTCCCCGCCGAGCGCGTGACGGCCGAGCACGTGAACTTCATGGCGACCTACGGTCGCGGGCTCATCTGCCTGGCGCTCACCGAGAACCGCTGCGATCAGCTCGGGCTCCCGATGATGGTGCGCGAGAACCGGGCCCCGCTCGGGACGGCCTTCACGGTGTCGATCAACGCGCGCCACGGCGTTCGCACCGGCATCTCGGCGATCGACCGCGCGACGACGATCCGCACCGCCATCCGCGCCGACGCGGGGCCGAACGACATCGTCTCGCCCGGCCACGTCTTTCCGCTGCGCGCCCGCAACGGCGGCGTCCTCGTGCGCGCCGGGCAGACCGAGGGCGTCGTCGACATGGCGCGGCTCGCAGGTCTCGTGCCCGCCGGCGTCATCTGCGAGATCATGAACGAGGACGGAACCATGGCGCGCCTCCCGGACCTCGAACGCTTCGCGCGCGAGCACGGCATCAAGATCGCGACCATCGCCGACCTGATCGGCTATCGCAGCCGTCACGAGACGCTCGTGCACTGCGTGGCCGAGGCGCCGCTCAACACGCGCTACGGCGGCGAGTTCCGCGCCCTCGTGTACCGCACGGACATCGACGAGCACGAGCACCTGGTGCTCGTGAAGGGCGACGTGAAGACCGACGAGCCGGTCCTGGTCCGCCCGCACATCGAATACCTCCCGGGCGACATCTTCGGCTATCGCGAGCGCGACACGCGAAACCTCCTCCATCGCTCCATGGAGCGCATCGCGTCCGAGGGACGCGGCGTGATCCTGTACCTCCGCCGCACGGGTCGCGGCCTCGACCTCTTCTCGCTGCCCGAGGGCAACCCGACGCCGCCCAGCACGGGCTTCCTCTCACCGCGCTCGTCGATCTTCCGGGGCTTCGGCATCGGCGCGCAGATCCTGCACGACATCGGCGTGCGGAAGATCCGCTGGCTCACGAACAACCCGCTCCGTCTGGTCAGCCTGCCGGCCTACGGGCTCGAGATCGTCGAGTGGGTGCCGCTCACGGTGGCGGCTGCGACCACATCTGACGGGACGGCCGCCGATTCCCACGCGGAGCCGCGCGGCTCGAAGGTGCTTCCGCTGCGCTGA
- the hslO gene encoding Hsp33 family molecular chaperone HslO, with amino-acid sequence MADRLARILTDDGAVRGVAAVTTDLCDEARVRHGTFPTATAALGRALTASLLLATTVKRDERLSMEFTGDGPLRGMLAEATPEGTTRGFAYRPKTDVPLRGGKLDVGGALGSGVLCVMRVPLAGGSIYRSVVPLVSGEIGIDVASYLTTSEQTPSAVGVGVLVGSDGEVRAAGGYLLQGMPGADPDVLARVAARVERAPAPSDLVRTLLVPAAILAELLAGMPGRVLDERDVRFQCRCSRRRVQAAILAMGRGEIEALIAEGRPAEAVCEFCSTTYVVTEGELGALLST; translated from the coding sequence GTGGCTGATCGGCTGGCGCGCATTCTCACCGACGACGGCGCCGTGCGCGGCGTCGCCGCCGTCACCACCGACCTCTGCGACGAGGCGCGCGTGCGTCACGGCACCTTCCCGACGGCGACGGCGGCGCTCGGGCGTGCGCTCACGGCGTCGCTCCTGCTGGCGACGACCGTGAAGCGCGACGAGCGGCTCTCGATGGAGTTCACGGGCGACGGCCCGCTGCGCGGCATGCTCGCCGAGGCGACGCCGGAGGGGACGACGCGCGGGTTCGCCTATCGACCGAAGACCGACGTGCCGCTGCGCGGCGGCAAGCTCGACGTCGGCGGGGCGCTCGGCAGCGGCGTCCTGTGCGTCATGCGCGTCCCGCTCGCCGGTGGATCGATCTACCGCAGCGTCGTGCCGCTCGTGTCGGGCGAGATCGGCATCGACGTCGCGAGCTACCTCACGACCTCGGAGCAGACGCCCTCCGCGGTCGGCGTCGGCGTCCTGGTCGGAAGCGACGGCGAGGTGCGGGCCGCGGGCGGCTATCTCCTGCAGGGAATGCCGGGCGCCGATCCCGACGTGCTCGCGCGCGTCGCCGCGCGCGTCGAGCGTGCGCCGGCGCCGAGCGATCTCGTTCGCACCTTGCTGGTGCCGGCGGCGATCTTGGCCGAGCTCCTCGCCGGCATGCCCGGCCGCGTCCTCGACGAGCGCGACGTCCGCTTCCAGTGCCGCTGCAGCCGCCGCCGCGTGCAGGCCGCGATCCTCGCCATGGGTCGCGGCGAGATCGAAGCGCTCATCGCCGAAGGCCGCCCTGCCGAAGCGGTCTGCGAATTCTGCAGCACCACCTACGTCGTCACCGAAGGCGAGCTGGGTGCACTGCTGTCGACTTGA
- a CDS encoding cytochrome c biogenesis protein CcdA, which translates to MRLRWVVLAATLVASGARAADPVTAVMRIDGARAVVEMTVAAGWHVNAHDPKDRFLIPTTLDLTPPAGLHVGPIVWPRSVSRVLEFSDGKALELYEGKVRFEAPLEGAATEPTPVRAKLRFQACDDTTCLPPRTLELVAETRAAAAPGATRSAPAAGNEVEQWIARFGWAGTLAWVVLLGMALNLTPCVYPLISVTVAFFGGTTGHERGAPARAVAYVLGICLTFSALGATAALTGSLFGAALQKPAVLGAIATLMVVLAASNFGLYQLRMPSGIMQWASRTGEGALGALFMGLTMGVVAAPCIGPIVAALLLYVGARQSVPEGLALFSALGVGLGLPYLGLALVAERVRRLPRSGAWLVWMEHLFGFLLLGLALHFATPLLRPQDVTLGRAALMIGGGLVLGFMGVVRHPALRWLRRAAGVAVAIAGAATLLVGEPPVAIAWSQFSDRALAEARDAGRPVLIDFQAVWCIPCREMERTTFRDPEVVEAAREFATLKADVSEEDDGTAALMSRFGVPGVPTYVLLDAHGEERRRFVGYVEAPDFHRALREVAMSGAQRG; encoded by the coding sequence ATGCGTCTTCGGTGGGTCGTGCTGGCTGCGACGCTCGTCGCCTCCGGCGCACGTGCGGCGGATCCGGTGACGGCGGTCATGCGGATCGACGGCGCGCGCGCCGTGGTCGAGATGACGGTCGCGGCGGGCTGGCACGTGAACGCCCACGATCCCAAGGATCGCTTCCTCATCCCGACGACCCTCGACCTGACGCCGCCTGCCGGCCTGCACGTGGGGCCGATCGTCTGGCCACGGTCGGTGTCGAGGGTGCTCGAGTTCTCGGACGGCAAGGCGCTCGAGCTCTACGAGGGCAAGGTGCGCTTCGAGGCGCCGCTCGAAGGCGCGGCAACCGAGCCCACCCCCGTGCGCGCAAAGCTGCGCTTCCAGGCCTGCGACGACACCACCTGCCTGCCGCCCCGTACGCTCGAGCTGGTTGCCGAGACGCGCGCGGCCGCTGCGCCGGGCGCAACGCGGTCGGCGCCGGCGGCCGGCAACGAGGTCGAGCAGTGGATCGCCCGCTTCGGCTGGGCCGGGACGCTCGCGTGGGTAGTCCTCCTCGGCATGGCGCTCAACCTCACGCCCTGCGTGTACCCGCTCATCTCGGTGACGGTCGCCTTCTTCGGCGGCACGACCGGGCACGAGCGCGGCGCCCCGGCGCGCGCCGTCGCCTACGTGCTCGGCATCTGCCTCACGTTTTCGGCCCTGGGTGCCACGGCGGCGCTCACGGGATCGCTCTTCGGCGCGGCGCTGCAGAAGCCCGCCGTGCTGGGCGCGATCGCGACCCTCATGGTGGTCCTCGCGGCGAGCAACTTCGGCCTCTACCAGCTCCGCATGCCGTCGGGCATCATGCAGTGGGCGAGCCGGACGGGCGAGGGCGCGCTCGGCGCGCTCTTCATGGGGCTGACGATGGGCGTCGTCGCCGCACCCTGCATCGGACCCATCGTCGCGGCGCTCCTGCTCTACGTCGGTGCGCGCCAATCCGTGCCGGAAGGCCTCGCACTCTTCTCCGCGCTCGGGGTCGGGCTGGGGCTGCCGTACCTCGGCCTCGCGCTCGTGGCCGAGCGCGTGCGGCGGCTGCCGCGCTCCGGCGCGTGGCTCGTGTGGATGGAGCACCTGTTCGGGTTCCTGCTGCTCGGGCTCGCGCTCCACTTCGCGACGCCGCTCTTGCGACCGCAGGACGTCACGCTCGGACGGGCCGCGCTCATGATCGGGGGCGGGCTCGTCCTCGGGTTCATGGGGGTCGTACGACATCCCGCGCTCCGATGGCTCCGCCGCGCCGCGGGTGTCGCCGTTGCGATCGCGGGCGCGGCGACGCTCCTGGTCGGCGAGCCGCCGGTCGCGATCGCCTGGAGCCAGTTCTCGGACCGCGCGCTCGCCGAGGCCCGCGACGCGGGCCGGCCCGTGCTGATCGATTTCCAGGCCGTGTGGTGCATCCCGTGTCGCGAGATGGAGCGTACGACGTTCCGCGATCCGGAGGTCGTCGAGGCGGCGCGAGAGTTCGCGACGCTCAAGGCCGACGTGAGCGAGGAGGACGACGGGACGGCGGCGCTCATGTCGCGCTTCGGCGTCCCCGGCGTCCCGACCTACGTGCTGCTCGACGCCCACGGCGAGGAGCGCCGGCGCTTCGTCGGCTATGTCGAGGCGCCGGACTTCCATCGCGCCCTGCGCGAGGTGGCGATGTCCGGAGCGCAGCGTGGCTGA
- a CDS encoding Smr/MutS family protein, with protein sequence MRPRDLETLELPRVLDAVAAHARSAAGRDVVRGLRPTADPLEAERRLRVTAELIALAAEDGRIPTADVPLLGAALAAATPHGAALESRRLVEIRDVIGVSRRVAAALRRDPARHPTLATIADTLVDLRDLRTTLARTIDEAGQIREDASPSLAAMRANCRELRAQLENRLLGVVRDPSHGDVVADQYVTVRNGRYVVPIRAAAAWSFGGVVQDRSGSDETVFVEPLFAVELNNRLLLASKEEEAEERRVRAELTDLVRVNVDALGALEAALATVDAHGAIAAFAAAHRATRPTLGAGDVVLRAARHPLLELAGRPVVPVDLVLGATQRGLAITGPNAGGKTVALKTLGLSALLAQTGLFVHAAEGSRLPCFGAVLADIGDAQSIERDLSTFTAHATNLAAIAAGTGPGSLVLLDEPGAGTDPVEGAALAVGVLTDLLERGPYVVFTTHFAQVKTYALSERAIEVAACDVDAETGAPRYQLVYHSVGQSFALPIARRHGVPPRAIEVAERLLVGESQDLARALARLVTTRRELERAKDEMAAERARLAAARAESEQLANDLRARQRDRWNEDLEASRRFVREIERKGRAVIEELRARPEPSTLRAFVRDATGEIATHAPASPEAPPPEQPLRIGDFVEVLGGSIRGELVEIHGERARIQRGGLRFEVATNQLRPAKEAPRPGRIAVQVSPPPEADHERGEINLIGQRAREAIDALAGFLDRSVRLGLSEVRIVHGVGTGALRRAVQEFLAASPYCVKFRDEEPARGGGGVTVVELD encoded by the coding sequence TTGCGGCCGCGCGACCTCGAAACCCTCGAGCTGCCCCGTGTGCTCGACGCCGTCGCGGCGCACGCACGCTCCGCCGCCGGCCGCGACGTGGTGCGTGGTCTGCGGCCCACGGCCGACCCGCTCGAGGCCGAGCGTCGCCTGCGTGTGACGGCGGAGCTGATCGCCCTCGCGGCCGAGGATGGACGCATCCCGACCGCGGACGTCCCGCTGCTCGGGGCGGCCCTCGCCGCCGCGACGCCGCACGGCGCCGCGCTCGAGTCGCGCCGGCTGGTCGAGATCCGCGACGTCATCGGCGTCTCGCGGCGCGTCGCTGCGGCCCTGCGCCGCGATCCGGCGCGCCATCCCACCCTGGCCACGATCGCCGACACGCTCGTGGACCTTCGCGATCTGCGCACGACGCTCGCGCGGACGATCGACGAGGCGGGGCAGATCCGCGAGGATGCGAGCCCGTCGCTCGCCGCGATGCGCGCCAACTGCCGCGAGCTCCGCGCCCAGCTCGAGAACCGGCTCCTCGGCGTGGTCCGCGATCCATCGCACGGCGACGTCGTCGCCGACCAGTACGTGACCGTCCGCAACGGCCGCTACGTGGTTCCGATCCGCGCCGCAGCCGCGTGGTCGTTCGGCGGGGTGGTGCAGGATCGGTCGGGCTCGGACGAGACCGTCTTCGTCGAGCCCCTGTTCGCGGTCGAGCTGAACAACCGTCTCCTGCTCGCCTCCAAGGAGGAGGAAGCCGAGGAGCGGCGCGTGCGCGCCGAGCTGACCGATCTCGTGCGCGTGAACGTCGACGCGCTGGGCGCGCTCGAAGCCGCGCTCGCCACCGTCGACGCACACGGCGCGATCGCCGCCTTCGCCGCCGCCCACCGTGCGACGCGCCCGACGCTCGGCGCCGGCGACGTCGTGCTGCGGGCCGCGCGTCATCCCCTGCTCGAGCTGGCCGGGCGTCCCGTCGTACCCGTCGACCTGGTCCTGGGCGCGACGCAGCGCGGCCTCGCCATCACCGGGCCGAATGCGGGCGGCAAGACCGTGGCCCTGAAGACCCTCGGCCTCTCCGCGCTCCTCGCCCAGACCGGGCTCTTCGTGCACGCCGCCGAGGGGTCCCGCCTGCCCTGCTTCGGCGCGGTGCTCGCCGACATCGGGGACGCGCAGTCGATCGAGCGCGACCTCTCGACCTTCACCGCCCACGCGACGAACCTGGCCGCCATCGCGGCCGGCACGGGACCGGGGTCGCTCGTCCTCCTCGACGAACCGGGCGCCGGGACCGACCCGGTCGAGGGCGCCGCGCTCGCCGTGGGCGTGCTCACCGACCTCCTCGAGCGCGGGCCGTACGTCGTCTTCACGACACACTTCGCGCAGGTGAAGACGTACGCGCTGTCGGAGCGGGCGATCGAGGTCGCGGCGTGCGACGTCGACGCGGAGACCGGCGCGCCGCGCTACCAGCTCGTCTACCACTCCGTGGGCCAGAGCTTCGCCCTGCCGATCGCCCGCCGGCACGGCGTTCCACCGCGGGCGATCGAGGTGGCCGAGCGACTCCTCGTCGGCGAGAGCCAGGACCTCGCCCGCGCCCTCGCCCGCCTCGTGACTACGCGGCGCGAGCTCGAGCGCGCCAAGGACGAGATGGCGGCGGAGCGCGCGCGGCTGGCCGCCGCGCGTGCGGAGTCGGAGCAGCTCGCGAACGACCTGCGCGCGCGCCAGCGGGACCGCTGGAACGAAGACCTCGAGGCGTCTCGCCGTTTCGTGCGCGAGATCGAGCGCAAGGGCCGTGCCGTCATCGAGGAGCTGCGGGCGCGACCGGAGCCCTCGACGCTGCGAGCCTTCGTGCGCGACGCGACCGGCGAGATCGCGACGCATGCGCCCGCCTCGCCGGAGGCACCGCCGCCCGAGCAGCCGCTGCGCATCGGCGACTTCGTCGAGGTGCTCGGCGGCAGCATCCGCGGCGAGCTGGTCGAGATCCACGGCGAGCGCGCGCGCATCCAGCGTGGCGGTCTCCGCTTCGAGGTGGCGACCAACCAGCTCCGCCCGGCCAAAGAGGCCCCACGCCCCGGCCGCATCGCCGTGCAGGTCTCGCCACCGCCCGAGGCCGATCACGAGCGCGGCGAGATCAACCTGATCGGCCAGCGCGCCCGCGAGGCGATCGACGCGCTGGCGGGATTCCTCGACCGCTCGGTGCGCCTCGGCTTGTCCGAGGTCCGCATCGTGCACGGCGTCGGGACCGGGGCGCTCCGGCGCGCCGTGCAGGAGTTCCTCGCCGCCAGCCCGTACTGCGTCAAGTTCCGCGACGAGGAGCCGGCGCGCGGCGGCGGCGGCGTGACCGTGGTCGAGCTCGACTAA